A part of Leptospira wolffii serovar Khorat str. Khorat-H2 genomic DNA contains:
- a CDS encoding response regulator, whose protein sequence is MPKVETTRKAILCVDDEAIILITLQQELRKQFGEEFKYETALNAEEGMEVIDELAEAGVNVILILSDWLMPGIKGDEFLIQVHRKYPHIQSILITGHVDQAAADRVKREAGTYAVISKPWDLTKLMDAVRTCCSRN, encoded by the coding sequence ATGCCTAAAGTAGAAACTACTCGGAAAGCCATTCTCTGCGTGGATGATGAGGCGATCATTCTGATCACTTTGCAACAGGAGCTCCGAAAACAATTCGGAGAGGAATTCAAATACGAGACCGCCCTGAATGCGGAAGAAGGAATGGAAGTCATAGACGAACTCGCCGAGGCGGGAGTGAACGTAATATTGATTCTCTCCGATTGGTTGATGCCCGGAATTAAAGGCGACGAATTCCTAATCCAAGTTCATAGAAAATATCCTCATATACAATCCATTCTTATCACAGGCCATGTGGACCAAGCCGCTGCGGACAGAGTTAAACGGGAAGCGGGAACCTACGCGGTGATTTCCAAACCCTGGGACTTGACCAAATTAATGGACGCGGTTCGCACTTGTTGCAGCCGGAATTGA
- a CDS encoding acyl-CoA dehydrogenase family protein, whose product MLQNNYFSDVPDLQLHFEHIIPWKEIIDSYENGFTDAAKYRAGDERFSTAPSSYDEAKEYYKTLLESVGEFAGKEIAPYVAELDRVGVKFENGKVVFPEKLLEIVRKARDAGLQPTGFSRKYGGLGVPWSVRAFFSEILYRVDASVCIAIGCVNLAEIVERNGSEQLKDEWLPRLAAGEFACAMGLTEPDHGSDLPGLRTRAVHKEGNTYLLNGTKRFITQGCGTGEIPAILLLLARTGNPGSGARGLSFFLVQSKDIQIAGIEKKMGLHCSPTCEVVLENTPGILIGEEGHGLIRHTMGMLNGARMGISQQGVGIAQAALSEAKKYASERIQFGKPIGTIPAVRKILRRMERETMAMRCLMLEGAKTMDLYYFRGEHLQQKGATERDLKSDVVLKYWEKLAGILTPISKFYCSETCVKIAGDAVQVHGGAGFTEDYDVSRIYRDSRITTIYDGTSQIQVNASIGGISTGMSGHGFLREYIEHEWAHFPTEETRVLSEVWEGYQEIVNLYKELPGSEDREEAADEIVWATARLLSGMLFYRSTQRIPEELRSERLSHVEEYNLDSLAYTEGLRARLKMKAASIQAV is encoded by the coding sequence ATGCTTCAGAATAATTATTTCAGCGATGTCCCCGATTTACAGCTCCATTTCGAGCATATCATTCCTTGGAAGGAAATCATAGATTCGTACGAAAACGGATTCACGGATGCGGCCAAGTATAGGGCGGGGGACGAAAGATTCTCCACAGCGCCCTCTTCCTACGACGAGGCCAAAGAATATTACAAGACTCTATTGGAGTCGGTGGGAGAATTTGCGGGCAAGGAAATCGCCCCTTACGTGGCGGAACTGGATCGGGTCGGAGTTAAATTCGAGAACGGGAAAGTCGTCTTCCCCGAAAAATTATTGGAGATCGTGCGTAAGGCAAGGGATGCGGGATTACAGCCCACCGGTTTTTCGCGCAAATACGGCGGACTGGGAGTTCCTTGGTCCGTTCGCGCCTTCTTTAGTGAAATCTTATATAGAGTGGACGCCTCCGTATGTATCGCGATCGGATGCGTGAACCTGGCAGAGATTGTGGAAAGGAACGGAAGCGAACAACTGAAAGACGAGTGGCTCCCAAGATTGGCGGCGGGAGAATTCGCCTGCGCCATGGGACTTACCGAACCGGACCACGGTTCCGATCTACCGGGGCTTCGCACCCGGGCCGTCCACAAGGAAGGAAATACGTATCTTCTGAACGGAACGAAAAGATTCATCACGCAAGGATGCGGTACGGGAGAGATTCCGGCCATTCTACTGCTTTTGGCTAGGACGGGAAATCCGGGTAGCGGAGCGAGAGGACTTTCTTTCTTTCTGGTTCAATCCAAGGACATTCAGATTGCAGGGATCGAAAAAAAGATGGGACTTCATTGTTCCCCTACCTGCGAAGTGGTTTTGGAAAATACTCCGGGCATTCTCATCGGAGAAGAAGGTCACGGTCTCATAAGACACACTATGGGAATGTTGAACGGCGCGAGAATGGGGATCTCCCAACAAGGAGTGGGTATCGCTCAAGCCGCGTTAAGCGAAGCCAAGAAATACGCTTCGGAACGGATACAATTCGGAAAACCGATAGGAACGATTCCTGCCGTCAGAAAGATATTACGCAGAATGGAAAGAGAAACCATGGCAATGCGTTGTCTCATGTTAGAGGGTGCAAAAACCATGGATCTATATTATTTCCGTGGAGAGCATCTACAGCAAAAAGGAGCTACGGAAAGAGATCTCAAATCCGATGTGGTGCTGAAATATTGGGAAAAGTTAGCCGGTATCTTGACTCCTATTTCCAAATTCTATTGTTCGGAAACTTGCGTGAAAATCGCAGGAGACGCAGTGCAGGTACACGGAGGAGCCGGGTTTACCGAAGATTACGACGTATCCCGAATCTATAGGGATTCGAGAATTACTACGATTTACGACGGAACTTCTCAGATCCAAGTCAATGCGAGTATCGGAGGAATTAGCACCGGTATGAGCGGTCACGGTTTCCTGAGAGAATATATCGAGCATGAATGGGCTCATTTTCCGACGGAAGAGACGCGCGTACTTTCCGAGGTTTGGGAAGGTTACCAGGAGATCGTGAATCTTTATAAGGAACTTCCCGGTTCGGAAGATAGGGAAGAAGCGGCCGACGAGATCGTTTGGGCGACGGCAAGACTGCTTTCGGGCATGCTCTTTTATCGATCCACTCAAAGAATTCCGGAGGAATTACGATCCGAGCGACTTTCTCATGTGGAAGAATACAATCTGGACAGCCTGGCTTATACGGAAGGCCTACGCGCTCGCTTGAAGATGAAGGCCGCTTCCATTCAGGCAGTTTAA
- a CDS encoding PAS domain-containing protein — protein sequence MIAIVKWVESIFASIPLPLLEVWGRFGYILGLFLTAFAYGRFTFRSQGKWSLTRIPQVWDAKALLSVPITFILILITGYIGSFFVLVPGAQTFESLKDLSVFICILIFGYPALLAVPFAYGVSDLIEGVPPEFLLDWGLAYFINPSCFWISYELIGKNPDFRRLRTWGGYAIFVIVFMTLEPILWGYVCSPQFTSEISYRNITPALFFTTAVTWGFAPFAMLAVFPVAKKYWFRSESEANSKEAPSSLDGLPIRIFIAAPFIILILLMVGATAFVTLRSSENAAEELAGRLHQKASENIGLLLDEYLEKNPNDERGRIDSIHKLLQKTVISSAGRSFLLNKEGVLVASSKEEKKSGDPSLKGEESEDSVVKAASTYLSSNGYNLKNLNASFVFDFDLVTAKPLSRERWLAHASPYKDPNGKVGWILVTVIPSSFYLSGIREGNSQSAMVFAASLVLSLLIAALIAGIVTKPVQKIAEASSSIAVGDLSQRTPKTKLQELNSLSTSFNHMAEQLQESFRRIQEREDQFRDLVDTTPGIVWEADADSFGFTFVSRQAVDMFGYSMEEWSQPRFWERHIHPEDKDSALRIYTESMRTSDSYDFEYRFLKKNGDFLWIRDIVKVISEKGKPKWLRGVMIDITERKGVEEKLLDRNRFIESILDIVPGLLYIFNIDKQEVAYVNYGTERLLGYPLEKIQSFGQNMVATLMDPEDFERYKNEIFPKYLQASDRDLIENQFRMMHADGDWRWLESRESIFRRDSNGSPSEIFGITYDITKSKRAEETILDLNANLERRIEERTEELKKSNQDLVEAVLNLERIMKELRETQNQLLLSEKLAALGQLAAGMTHELNTPLGAIASSNRAIMDVLTNEMRRIPGFLSGLTREESDVFRILMEESLNGVSEDEILPSRAFKKELAAKLKDNGIENYENVANIILDSGLYKIGDKSIELLKSENSYEILKAVASFASLLRFSQIILIATGKASYVVDALKNYLHSNDNVSEEVLVPVDVCMEIDTILTLYHGKIKYGVEVVKKYAEGSRCMGDTDRLNQVWINLINNGLQAMNYKGKLEIETKKKDGWVIASVTDSGSGIPSEIQERIFDPFFTTKKHGEGIGLGLDICKKIVERMGGKIEFETAPGRTKFSVWLKEADSV from the coding sequence ATGATCGCGATCGTCAAATGGGTCGAATCCATTTTCGCTTCGATTCCTCTTCCCTTATTGGAAGTTTGGGGACGTTTCGGATATATTCTCGGATTGTTTTTGACCGCATTCGCCTATGGCAGATTCACTTTCCGGTCCCAGGGTAAATGGAGTTTAACGCGGATCCCCCAGGTTTGGGACGCTAAGGCATTATTAAGCGTTCCTATTACTTTCATACTGATCTTAATTACCGGTTATATAGGGTCGTTTTTCGTTCTCGTTCCCGGAGCCCAGACCTTCGAGTCCCTCAAGGATTTATCCGTTTTTATCTGCATTCTGATCTTCGGCTATCCCGCTTTACTCGCGGTTCCTTTCGCCTACGGAGTCTCCGATTTGATCGAAGGTGTGCCTCCGGAATTCCTATTGGATTGGGGATTGGCCTATTTTATTAATCCTTCCTGCTTTTGGATCTCCTACGAATTGATAGGTAAGAATCCGGATTTTAGAAGGCTTAGGACTTGGGGAGGTTATGCGATCTTCGTTATAGTCTTTATGACTTTGGAGCCGATTCTATGGGGATACGTTTGTTCCCCTCAGTTCACATCCGAAATATCGTATAGAAATATTACTCCTGCTCTATTCTTTACCACCGCGGTAACCTGGGGTTTCGCTCCTTTTGCCATGCTTGCTGTCTTTCCGGTCGCCAAGAAATATTGGTTTAGATCGGAATCCGAAGCGAACTCCAAAGAGGCTCCGTCCTCCTTGGATGGACTTCCGATCCGTATTTTTATCGCGGCGCCTTTCATCATTTTGATTCTACTAATGGTGGGTGCCACCGCTTTCGTAACCCTGAGGAGTTCGGAAAATGCGGCCGAGGAACTTGCGGGTAGACTCCATCAAAAAGCATCAGAGAATATCGGCCTCCTTCTCGACGAGTATCTGGAGAAGAATCCGAACGACGAAAGGGGAAGAATCGATAGTATCCATAAACTTCTGCAAAAGACCGTGATTTCCTCCGCAGGGAGATCCTTCCTTTTGAACAAGGAGGGAGTTCTTGTGGCTTCCTCCAAGGAAGAAAAAAAGTCGGGCGATCCGAGTTTAAAGGGGGAGGAAAGCGAGGACTCCGTAGTAAAGGCGGCGTCGACTTATCTAAGTTCAAACGGATATAATTTAAAGAATTTGAATGCATCTTTCGTGTTCGATTTCGATTTAGTTACCGCTAAGCCCCTGTCCAGGGAGAGATGGTTGGCTCATGCGAGTCCTTACAAAGATCCGAACGGAAAGGTAGGTTGGATTCTCGTCACCGTTATCCCTTCTTCCTTCTATCTTTCCGGAATCCGAGAAGGAAACAGCCAGTCCGCAATGGTATTCGCGGCCTCCTTGGTGCTTTCGCTTCTCATCGCCGCATTGATCGCTGGGATCGTAACCAAGCCTGTTCAGAAAATCGCGGAAGCTAGCTCCTCAATCGCAGTCGGCGACCTAAGCCAAAGAACTCCTAAGACTAAGCTCCAGGAGCTCAATTCTCTTTCTACTTCTTTCAATCATATGGCCGAGCAATTACAGGAATCGTTTCGCAGGATCCAGGAGAGAGAGGATCAATTCAGGGATTTGGTGGACACTACTCCCGGAATCGTTTGGGAAGCGGATGCGGATAGTTTCGGTTTTACCTTCGTCAGTAGACAGGCCGTAGATATGTTCGGCTATTCGATGGAAGAATGGTCCCAGCCTAGATTTTGGGAAAGGCATATCCATCCGGAGGATAAGGATAGCGCCTTGCGTATCTATACCGAATCCATGAGAACTAGCGATTCTTACGATTTCGAATACCGGTTTCTGAAGAAGAACGGAGACTTTCTTTGGATTAGGGATATCGTCAAGGTCATCTCGGAAAAAGGAAAGCCGAAATGGTTGCGAGGAGTGATGATCGATATCACAGAAAGAAAGGGCGTAGAGGAAAAACTGCTGGATAGAAATCGATTCATCGAGTCCATCCTGGATATCGTCCCAGGTTTATTGTATATTTTTAATATAGATAAGCAGGAAGTTGCTTACGTAAATTACGGAACGGAAAGGCTATTGGGATATCCTTTGGAAAAGATCCAGAGTTTCGGGCAGAATATGGTCGCAACTCTGATGGATCCGGAGGATTTCGAAAGATATAAGAATGAAATTTTTCCCAAGTATCTACAGGCGAGCGATCGGGATCTGATCGAAAACCAATTTAGGATGATGCATGCCGACGGAGATTGGCGTTGGCTCGAATCGCGCGAATCCATCTTTCGAAGGGATTCCAACGGGAGTCCCAGCGAAATATTCGGGATCACATACGATATCACTAAGAGTAAGCGCGCGGAAGAAACGATTCTGGATTTGAATGCAAATTTGGAGAGAAGAATCGAGGAAAGAACGGAGGAACTGAAGAAGTCCAACCAGGATCTGGTCGAAGCGGTATTGAATCTGGAAAGGATCATGAAGGAATTAAGGGAGACTCAGAACCAATTGCTCCTTTCCGAAAAACTCGCGGCCTTGGGACAGTTGGCGGCCGGAATGACGCATGAATTGAATACTCCCCTCGGGGCCATCGCATCTTCCAATCGAGCGATCATGGACGTACTCACGAACGAAATGAGAAGAATTCCCGGTTTTCTCTCGGGACTGACTCGGGAAGAAAGCGATGTTTTTCGGATTCTGATGGAAGAGAGTCTGAACGGTGTTTCGGAGGATGAAATTCTCCCGAGTCGGGCTTTCAAGAAGGAGTTGGCGGCAAAACTGAAAGATAACGGTATCGAGAATTACGAGAACGTCGCGAATATCATTTTGGACTCCGGTCTTTATAAGATAGGGGATAAGTCCATAGAATTGTTGAAATCGGAAAATTCCTACGAGATACTGAAAGCGGTGGCGTCTTTCGCTTCTTTGTTGAGATTCAGTCAGATCATTTTGATCGCTACAGGTAAGGCGTCTTATGTTGTGGATGCGCTTAAGAATTATCTCCACTCCAACGACAACGTTTCGGAGGAGGTTCTGGTTCCTGTGGATGTTTGTATGGAAATCGATACCATATTGACCTTATATCACGGAAAAATAAAATACGGTGTCGAAGTCGTAAAGAAATACGCCGAAGGAAGTCGCTGTATGGGGGATACAGATCGATTGAATCAGGTGTGGATCAACCTCATCAACAACGGTCTCCAGGCCATGAATTATAAGGGAAAGTTGGAAATCGAAACTAAAAAGAAGGACGGTTGGGTCATTGCATCCGTTACGGATTCCGGATCAGGGATCCCATCGGAGATTCAGGAAAGAATTTTCGATCCTTTCTTTACCACAAAAAAACACGGAGAGGGAATCGGATTGGGCCTGGATATTTGCAAGAAAATCGTCGAAAGAATGGGGGGAAAAATCGAATTCGAGACGGCGCCGGGTAGAACCAAATTCAGCGTTTGGTTAAAAGAGGCCGATTCGGTTTAG